The genomic stretch GTAGAGAAGGCATAGGAGTTAGAGGAGATAATCAGCCATACCCGACAGTATATTAGTATTTAACGGTAGTACTATgatttgtattttattttgacaCCATGTTATTTTATTGGTCTCGATTGTATGACATTTTTTACATTTATTggtcatatatatatatatatatatatatatatatatatatatatatatatatatatatatatatatatatatatatatatatatatatatatatatatataatatatatatatatatatatatatataaaacatTTTTGGACCCTCTGAAATTATGCATgtctattttttattttcaattataCGGCATGGTTTAAATCTGCATCTAAATACACGTAAGCATAGCATAATATGAAAAGTTCTATTCAAATACGTTACATAGACGTATCTCTGAAATATTCACGGAAATGCATCTCTGGTTCAATTCACGTGTATAATGGCTTATGAGTGTGATGTATAGTATATTTTAAATTATTACGGAGATGTATCTCCAGAATATTTCAACGTTCATTCAAAATTTGATGCGTTCGAAGATGTATCTTCAGAATCTGAGAGCATTTAAATAACTTTGCATTATGGCTAAGAAACATAAAGGGTGCATTAAAAAATCCTCTAAATTTTTTAGATAAAAAAAGTATTGGTCAATAGTTGAAGATGGATTACAATGTATATCCAAAGGAGATGATGTTGATAGCCACTAGCCACTCAGACGAAGCAACATGATGAAAAAATTGAAAGATTTGATGGTGACAAATAATTTGTTTTAGGCTATTGATCGCACAGTCTTGAAAACTATTTTTCAGAAAGGCAAATTTGCGATTCAATGATACTCAAATATCAAGGGATTCAATGATACTCAAATATCAAGGGACAACAAAAGTGAAGCAAACTCAATGATATACTCAAACGGATCGTGGGTAAGAATCAACTTATAAGAATTTTATAAACTTTGTGAGATGAATGGTATCTAAAAACAATTTACTACAACTTATGCACCACAACAGAATGAGGTTTGTGAAAGAAAGAGTCGTACAATTATAAACATGGCCTGAACTATATTGTCTAGAAAAGTCATTCGAATATGTTTTTGGCTTGAGGTTGTTAATTGGAGCATCTACATATTTAATAGAAGTCCAATATTGGCAGTGAAGAACATGACACCCGAAAAACCTTGAAAAGGAAACAAATCGACAATTGATTATTTCAAAGTTTTTGGTTGTAAAGCctttgtgttcttgatgaaaaGAGGAAGAACAAATAGCACCGAAGAAGGACATGTATATTTCTTCGTCGAGAAGTGGTTTTCGATGAAAACCAAAAAATGAAAGTGAACTACTAATAGCACCGAAGAATACATTTTAATAATGATTGATGAAGTTGAAGAAGAAAAACATGATCATCCTTCAAATTCTACTCTTTCACAAGTTCACCTTCTGCTTCCTCACCAAGTTCACAAGCAGAAGTGGAAGATGAAGAGCCAAATGAACCTAAACTCCAACACACATGAAGGCTATAAGATTATCAGAGTTAATCAGATTGATGATTTAGTTTCCCACTTTGCTTTATTTTCAGGTCATGATCCTGTTGTTTTTCATGATGCCACCAAAGAGTCAAAGTGGCAGAAGATGGATAAAGAAAAACACTTGAGAATTAACAAACATACCAACATCTAAGATTTTGCAAACCTGAAGTTCATTCAAACTTAAAATTTGTAATCTTCAATCCATACATGCACATAGTTATCTTCTTAACTTAATCAAATTTTTGGATTCTCTACTCAAGAACATACCAAATGAAAAATCCCGAGTTAAACAACTAAAAGTATGCTAGAAGCATAAAAGAAATGCAGCAAAATCAGCTCTCATTTTGGCGAACTGGTTGCTCTACTTATTCGCTCGAAGATCCTGTTGCCATCAAAAAGTCACCCTCACAGACAACTTCACCTCCAACATATGCCTTCCCTTCCATCTTCGCTATTCCAAATCGCTTTTGCAATTTGATAAGTGTCATTCTCATGACTAAGGTGTCTCCAGCAATCACAGGCCTCCTAAACCGTACTTTGTCTATCCCAGCAAAGAAGAAATTCTCGCGAGAACCTCCCACTTCAGGTTGTAACATAACCAAGCCACCAACCTGTGCTAGTGCCTGCATAAAACACCTCACATTCATCGCCACAAGCCATAAATGAAACACGAAGGAAACCTGACGGAGCAAGTAAGAACTATACCAACATACATATTCTATTCACAATCAATTGAGATCATATGAACATTAAGTTTGTCACAGTTGCACATTGTTCATTATATATAAATGTAGAGCTAATTATGTTTTTCTGAATTACAAACCTCAACCACAACCGCTAACAAATTCATAACTACTCTATCTCTTATCCATGGTTAAACCATCATAATACACAAATCAATTGTAAAAGCTATAGCTCCAAAATACAAGGAATCACACCAGCATTTCGTTCTTAGAGTATCAAATGACAGCATTAGATCAACATCACCTCCTAAGTATACAACCAAAAGAAAGTACTTTGTAATAGACAGATATTCAAAGTTCCATCCATAGATATTTGATTCAATCAACCACATAGCTTATCAGAGCACATAAAGCACAACATTGTATACTTGCACAAATACGAACCACGGACACCAGAAACACGAAATCACAAGTGTCGGACACAATTTTTCAGAGGTGTCGGTGCTACATAGTCCGTGCACAATCATATATTTATAATGAAAAAGGTGTTTACCTCAACCATGAGCACACCAGGCATGATAGGTCTTTCTGGAAAATGTCCAGGAAAGAAGTTATCATTTATTGTAACATTCTTAATAGCCACTGCAGAAACTCCAGGATTGTATTCAATCACTCTATCCACTAGAAGAAATGGAAACCTAAACAAAAACCCcaccaaaacaacaacaaaaGGGGAATTAACCAAATAAACACATTGAAGTGATGCATCCAATAAAAAAAATACAACTTTTACCTGTGGGGTAGAATATCACGAATCTGATTGATATCCAATATGGTTGGAAATGCAGGATACCCTGCGCAACAAACCATTAAAATAAGAAATTGAAGGTGGGGAGAACGTAAAATGCTAAGACGAAAACAAAACACATACTTAATTCAATTGGGATGGTGTCTTCTTTGGGAGCATTTGCGGAATCTGAAGAACAAGAGATTGCAAATCGTCTTGTGACATTGGTGTTCCTCGACCGGGTAGGTAGATGGAGAGATCTAGATGTGGTGAATCTGGGAGATGGAGATTTGGGGGCATAAGAATGAGGAGAGACGGTGTTGGAGAAAGTAGAGGATGCCATTGTTGAGGTTTAGTGGGTTTGGGGTACGAACTGTGTTGTAATGATTTATGTGAATGGAGTTTGTGGGGGTGTGAGTTGATATTAGGGGGGTTAAACTAGGATTTCTTATTAGACAGGCGGAAGTAACAAAGATGCATGTACAAACTAACGAGTAGTGTTGTGTTGGGACGGAGTCTCCAACGTTGTTACTTGTTTGTTCAACTACCAAAATAAATAACCTCCGCCACTTTGCCATGTAATTTTTAAAgtaaaaatcattttttttctaataaaaatatcaagtcttattttttcaaaaaaaaagaagATAAAAAACCGACACTTGAGAGTTTTAAAATTACTGATACCAAAGTATAAAAGTAAAAGAAGTTTTTTAAACTATATTTTGATAACCTCCGCTAACAATATTAAGTCTAATTAATGTTGATATTGTTTAGAAGGATAATTCTAAAGCTTTTTGAAATTTGTCTCAAATGATCATTCCCGAAATATGTCAATGTTTTTTTAAGTGTTTTTTTACATGTAACAATTAAAGACACGGTGCACCCTATTATTGTCAAATCAATCTTTGAAGAATTGTATGCTGTTGGTCCGACTGCTAATATATCAAAGGTTATTGAACGAGAATGTTCTTAAATTCAATGTTACTAAAGTTGATGTTGAGAAATATTTTATCAATAAATTAACGTTCAAGTTACGTGGTCATAGACTTCAACTGATATGTGTGAAAGTTGCTAAGTTAGGTTTATGATATCTATTTAGATGTATAATTCTGGTTTTGATAGAAGAAAAGCTTATCTTATGATGTGTTGGGAAAAAGTTGACGAGGATAAAGAATCAAATAGAAAGTTGAAACATGAAGGCACcaaatcaaaaaaatatggatGTCCTTTTAGGTTGCGCGAGTAGTATATAACAACAAATGTTTGAAAATTTAATATGTTATATAGTGTATAGAATTATGAATTAGATCGCAAGTTATCAAGTCATTTAATTGCTAGTTGTTTAGATGTTTACGAGAAGAAAATTGTTGTTCAGATGACAATGAACGTGAATTTATCCAAAAACATACTCATGACTTCAAAAAGAAAGGGACATGATAGTGTAACATACACTAAACACGTTTATAATGTTTGACAAAGAAACAATAAGGCAATAAGGGGTCCAAAAACTGAAATACAACAGTTGTTGAACCCCGAGTTATTAATAGTGGTTGCTCCAAGTGCTATTTCAGGATTCTCTCTCGGTGCGGTAACCCTCTACTACTGAGGAGCGACGCGCATCCCAGTTTTGGATAGCGGTCATGTAGGTTGGGATAACGGATTGTAGGAGTGGCGCGCTTCCCAAACGGGAGGGGTGTTCTGCTTTTAGGGCTTTTTTAGAGTGTGAAAAAGATCTTTTTAGccttaaatttttttaaaattcattATATATGTTCGTGTTTTCTCCTCTTTCATTTGCGTTTTCACTTTTGTCCATCGTGTTTCTTTTGTTCACTATTTCTCACATTTTTTGCTTGCGGCTTCTCTTTGCATAACTCCTCTACCGCCTCAATTGCTTCAAGCTTCTCTCTATTTTTCTTCTTATTCTTTACTTTTTTTTCCTGCTTTTCTATtgtgttctctctctctcttgctCTTTTATATTCATTGTTTTTCTATTCGTTTTCAGGTTGTTTTTTTCTTCATAGAATTAGTCCAAACAGTTATTTAATCTACATTAAATATATAGGTAGATTATTCATATAAATAGTCCAAAAAGTTTTCCCGCAATCCCATTTTTGAGGTTGGTTGCTCTGCTCCGCTATCTGGGATTAATAATTCTGGTTGAAAGTATTGGATGGACATCATTATTTTTCTAGATATAAAATGGTTGGTGATAGAAAATTTGTTTAAGATATAATTTGGACGTATACAAAACCAATCAAATTATTGAACACATTTCTCGTTCTATCGATAATGGGTTCAACATATAAGACTTATCGATAATGGGTTCAACATATAAATTATCTTTGTTTGGATATGTTAGCGTTACTTCAACATAGATGACATTTTAAATTGCCTTTACTTTCATGAAATGTGAAAAGGATATTGTTGTTATTTGGACTCTAGAAATATGTTGCAATTTGTTTAAGGACTCATATAATATGCCACATTTTATTGTCAGTGGTTGTGATATTTCTCTTATGATTTTTGTTGCACAATTTTTTTCTACATCATCTATTTTACTATATCCCTTTCACGTATCTAAAAATAGGAGATCTAGATGTAAGTTGCTACTTAAAAACTAAACTCTCAAAGCTAAAGATTGGGAAATTGTCAAATATAAACAAATAGTGGAACCATAATGGCATCTTGGGATGATGTAATACATTATTTTACACATGAGTTTTATATTGATTATGTCTCACAGTTCAAAAGTGTGCGCGTGATATTTTCAAAGTTTTTAAAATATATTGAGTTACAATTTTAGACCACGTGAAGGAAAAAATAGTCAATGTTTGGAGTGATCAAGTTAGATACCATGGAAACACCACCACAAATAGAGTTTAATCTACTCATGCTAGATTGAAAAAACATGTGTTAGATAGTAAGAGTTATTTTTGCAAGTACTGGGAAGCAATTAATAATATGATTGTCGTTCAACACAGTGAGATATAAACCTCGTTTATAAAAATGTATGACCATACTATAGAATAGTTTCAATAATAAGGATTTGTATTCTCATCTGATTGGTAATATATATTGTGTGTGATTGTATTAAATGTATCATGAAATTGTGTGACCTTAGAATATCGATTTAGATAGCTCTATGTATGGTTGTTATAGGTGAAAAAATTGGCCAAATCCACTTGGTATGTCCATTTTCCCCGTATTTTTATGGAACAAACCAAGGTTTTAAGCTCGCACTCTATAATATTTCCGCCCCCTCCCCGTCCCCGTTTTATTATGGTTTTTCTGGTGCAAACATTAATACGAAATTTTATAACTTTTAGCCTTTATGGGATGACCCATGGTTTTAGGCCCACACCGACTCCACTATatttttttgtggaattttacagGGAAGACCTAAATAAGGTGGACATGCCCTTTTCCCATCCCTAATGGACTTATATCATTGCCAAAAAGATTTGTCTAAAAACACCTATATGTATGGATGAAGTAAACACCACTTGAAAAAGCGTCAgtttgatgatgacaaaaactACTACCAAGGTATAATACATTATCAAAATATCAAATTCTCCAcctttatcaaaaataaaatacACTTAAGAGATACATGTTTTTATACAAAAACCTATTCACAAAATTGTAGATCCTAGAGGTGATGGTAGTTGTGGATTTTGTGTCATTTCAACTTTAATTAGCAAGGGTGAGGATAATTGAACTCTTGTCTATCATAACCTTATTAAATAGTTAATTTATCATAATAAATATTATATAGGAATCTATGAGACTAAAGAatgatataaaaatatttgcaaTGCTCTAATTCCTAGTAAAGTTGGTGCCCTGAACCAACGGTAAGGTGGGTGAATTTTCCTGAAATTAATCGTCTTATAACAAGTGTGTATGACCGATTTATATTTTAATTGACAATATATGATGTTTTAGATACCTTTTTCTCTTTAAAGTCTCCATAAAAATAATTTGTATGCCTTACAACTAATATGTGTTTTTTTATGAATCCACTTGAAACCATAATGTCTTCTACGGCTAACATTTGTAGAATGGATAAAACATAACACATAAGAAGTAGATGATTAAGATTTTTTTTGGATATAATGGTTCTATTTGATAATTTGAATTATGCCGAAAAGGAATCCAATAGAAAAAAGTTTAATGCTGAAAGTCCAATAAATTTATACAATGTCAGTGATTTAATGCGTTTTAGTTAGTATGGTCATCAATATGTGTTGAATATAAAATTTACAAATATATTGGTATTTTTACTAATATACATTGATAAATATGATTGATATTTGAATCCTATAATATAGATAGATTATTTTTCTTTGTAGTTTTAGAAATCTTATCTGCCTTTACTACGCTAAATTTTTTGAAGTATTTCTCAGTGCAAAGAATCCCATAGTATGCATATTCCTTTGTATAAAAAATTGGAATCTTCATTAAAAAGATCTATTTAGCGTACAAGAAATAGAAAATGAGAAGACCACTTTAATATGTTCTAAATTGTTAAAATATGAAAACTGTAAAATTCTACGGTAGAGAAAAAGAAGATAAAATTAgttataaaataaaaaatatgttttttttattgATTTGTTTGATATCTACTAATGTCTTAAAGAGACTACATATTTAAAATTAATACTTCATCCGTCTTGCAATAGGCGTCCTCTTTGAGATTTTCACATTTTTTAAGATAATGTTTAATTGTGTTGATTTCAATGATAAAACGAATGTTCATTTACTAAAATAACCTTACTAATAATAGATAATTTAATAGTTACATGAATTAAAATACAATTAATAAGGGTAAGGTAGTGgaaaaaatattaataaataacaCATTGGTATTCTAAACGCACAAATAATTTGAGACAAATAAAAATAGGAAAGAGGACACCTATTGTGAGACGAAAGAAGTAATAAATAACAAACTAAAAGATAAAAAACAAACTAAATACAAACTAAATAATATTTAAAACAAAATTTCACACTTTTATCACCTTGTATCTTACTTTTATCATACTCACGCTTCCATTTGTTCCGAATGTGGTCTTTGATGGTAACATATCCTAGGACCCGTACCTTTTCGTCTCAAAATCCCACTAGCGATCCTTTGAATGGCTGAAGGGCTTTGGAGTCAAACTTCAACAACCCTTGAAAAGCCTCATAGTAGAGGATATACGTCAAACTGTCGAGATCAATCAGAACTCTCTTCATATTCCAATTGCGGATCTGGAGGTTGATCACCATTAGATCGTCTTATGCAGGATTACACCTTCAATGTTTTTGTGGGAGAAATTGACATTAAATATTGTGGCCCTAGAATCGGTGAGAGGGGCATTTGCAACATACATCACCTGTCAAGCAAACTTTTTTCTGTGAAGAGTTGGATTCACTTTCATCTGTGAATTTTCCAACTATCGTATTCAGTGTACGAGTGGTACTTTGTCCCTGCTCTTCTTCTACGCTATAGACCCCATTTGTCAGAGAGATTCTTCCTTGGGGCTTTGATGGTTGAGATCTTCTTCTTTCATCGCCATAACCGACACCCTATACATATTTCTACAGAAGACTTCTCTGTATCGACTTTTTGATCTCATGTTTCAAATGGTGACAATCATATGTGTGATGACCTCGCACTATATGGTATTTACAAAAAAAATGTATAGTCAATTCCCATCGTGTTTCCTTTGCGCGGGTTAGGTTCAGGAAGGATTTTTGTAAGGAAAACCTCCTGCAGAAATCTTTTCCACCTTGTGTTTAATGGGGTGACATATTCATATGGCCTTCGGTTTGTCTTGTATGACGCTTTCTCCTGATGGGGGACGGGGGTGCTTGATCATTGTGCTTCCTTTGTCTGTCGAGTTTTTATTTTGATACTCCATTATCTTTTGCATTTCTTGACCTATTCCCCGCATTACTTCCTTCCCCTTTAATATAACATTATGTTCGCCCCATTATCGCTTCCACTGTCGTCTCTGGTTTCTCACTAAGGACTCGTTAAAGTGTCCCACATTGAGACCGTTATGAAAGGCTCCCACATACATCTTGTGATTAGGATGAGATACTTTAATATATTATTCGTTAAAATGAACAGGGTATTCTTACAGAGATTCATCCTAATCTGGCAGACATTGAAGAGGCTAGTGGTTGACACCATTTTGTGTTTCCCTGAAAAAATGGATGTATCATTTTTCTCGCCAGATCCTGGTAGCTTGTTATGTAGAATCTAAGGAGGCTCATGTACCAACGTAATGCGACATCTTTCAATGTTCTAGCCATCAGTTTGTACTTTAGTGAGTCGCTGGCTTCGATGATGGG from Lathyrus oleraceus cultivar Zhongwan6 chromosome 7, CAAS_Psat_ZW6_1.0, whole genome shotgun sequence encodes the following:
- the LOC127105735 gene encoding uncharacterized protein LOC127105735; translated protein: MASSTFSNTVSPHSYAPKSPSPRFTTSRSLHLPTRSRNTNVTRRFAISCSSDSANAPKEDTIPIELRYPAFPTILDINQIRDILPHRFPFLLVDRVIEYNPGVSAVAIKNVTINDNFFPGHFPERPIMPGVLMVEALAQVGGLVMLQPEVGGSRENFFFAGIDKVRFRRPVIAGDTLVMRMTLIKLQKRFGIAKMEGKAYVGGEVVCEGDFLMATGSSSE